In Buchnera aphidicola (Aphis aurantii), one DNA window encodes the following:
- the sucB gene encoding dihydrolipoyllysine-residue succinyltransferase: MNIINILVPDLPESVSDATIAKWHKKRGDIVYCDENIVDLETDKIMLEISSPCNGILNIISENEGAIVKSNQIIGNITKSNNIEKKKIDTTIKENITSINQIKIPNKNKYINITSNKYSKSHLTPSARRFAKINNIDQYSIAPRKLNAIFRKQDIEKNITKNYDSNNILSNSSNEYRVKMTRLRQKIAERLLETKNNTAMLTTFNEVNMESIISFRQKYNEAFEQKYNVRIGFMSFFVKAVVEALKAFPEINATIDKTDIIFYKNFNISIAVSTPRGLITPVLKDADKMSMADIEKKIKEFSIKSLNNKIKLEELIGGQFTITNGGIFGSLMSTPIINPPQSAILGMHAIKERPMAVNGKIKILPMMYLALSYDHRLIDGKESVSFLNTIKNILEDFNRILINI, encoded by the coding sequence ATGAACATAATTAATATTCTTGTTCCAGATCTACCAGAATCTGTCAGCGATGCAACAATAGCAAAATGGCATAAAAAAAGAGGAGATATAGTATATTGTGATGAAAATATAGTTGATCTTGAAACAGATAAAATAATGTTAGAGATATCATCTCCATGTAATGGGATATTAAATATTATTTCAGAAAATGAAGGTGCCATTGTTAAATCGAACCAAATAATAGGCAATATTACTAAATCAAATAACATTGAAAAAAAAAAAATAGATACAACAATAAAAGAAAATATCACTTCCATAAATCAAATCAAAATTCCTAATAAAAATAAATATATTAATATTACCTCAAATAAATATTCGAAAAGTCATTTGACTCCTTCAGCTAGACGATTTGCAAAAATTAACAATATTGATCAATACTCTATTGCACCTAGAAAACTCAATGCTATATTTAGGAAACAAGATATCGAAAAAAACATTACAAAAAATTATGATTCAAATAATATTTTGAGCAATTCAAGTAATGAATATAGAGTTAAAATGACTAGATTGCGTCAAAAAATAGCAGAAAGATTATTAGAAACAAAAAACAATACTGCTATGCTTACTACTTTTAATGAAGTAAATATGGAATCAATTATTTCTTTTCGACAAAAATATAATGAAGCTTTTGAACAAAAATACAATGTACGTATTGGATTTATGTCTTTTTTTGTAAAAGCAGTAGTAGAAGCATTAAAAGCTTTTCCAGAAATCAACGCTACCATTGACAAAACAGATATTATATTTTATAAAAATTTTAATATTAGCATTGCTGTTTCAACACCGAGAGGTTTAATCACACCAGTTTTAAAAGATGCCGATAAAATGTCTATGGCAGATATAGAAAAAAAAATAAAAGAATTTTCTATAAAAAGTTTAAATAACAAAATAAAATTAGAAGAATTAATTGGAGGGCAATTTACTATAACTAATGGTGGTATTTTTGGATCTTTAATGTCTACGCCCATTATAAATCCACCTCAATCTGCTATATTAGGAATGCATGCTATCAAAGAACGACCAATGGCAGTAAATGGAAAAATTAAAATTCTTCCAATGATGTATTTAGCATTATCTTATGATCATCGTTTAATTGATGGAAAAGAATCTGTAAGTTTTTTAAATACAATAAAAAATATATTAGAAGATTTTAATCGGATTTTAATTAATATTTAA
- the gpmA gene encoding 2,3-diphosphoglycerate-dependent phosphoglycerate mutase has protein sequence MNKVVLIRHGESEWNKLNKFTGWHDAELSQNGKIEAKNAGFLLKKEKFFFNYAHTSMLKRAIYTLQYILKILNQPWIPVKKSWRLNERHYGMLEGFNKNEILQKYGHEQVLLWRRSFHVNPPIIDIKDKRFPGNDIRYANIDTNKLPRGESLEKTIQRVIPYWDQFIYPQLKEKKNILIVAHGNSLRALMKYLNKINDKKIIELEIPTAVPIILEFNEKYIPTKWYYLK, from the coding sequence ATGAACAAAGTAGTCTTAATTAGACATGGTGAAAGTGAATGGAACAAATTAAATAAATTTACTGGATGGCATGACGCAGAACTCAGTCAAAACGGAAAAATTGAAGCTAAAAACGCAGGTTTTTTATTAAAAAAAGAAAAATTTTTTTTTAATTATGCACATACTTCGATGTTAAAAAGAGCAATATATACTTTGCAATATATTTTAAAAATATTAAATCAACCTTGGATACCAGTTAAAAAATCATGGCGTTTAAACGAAAGACACTATGGTATGTTGGAAGGATTTAATAAAAATGAAATACTTCAAAAGTATGGTCATGAACAAGTTCTTTTATGGAGACGAAGTTTTCACGTTAACCCTCCTATAATAGATATCAAAGATAAACGTTTTCCAGGCAATGATATACGTTATGCTAATATTGATACTAATAAACTTCCTAGAGGAGAAAGTTTAGAAAAAACAATACAAAGAGTTATTCCTTATTGGGATCAGTTTATTTATCCGCAATTAAAAGAAAAAAAAAATATACTCATTGTAGCTCATGGAAATTCATTAAGAGCATTAATGAAATATTTAAATAAAATCAATGATAAAAAAATCATAGAATTAGAAATTCCAACTGCTGTTCCAATTATTTTAGAATTCAATGAGAAATACATTCCTACTAAATGGTATTATTTAAAATAA
- the pfkA gene encoding 6-phosphofructokinase, with the protein MIKRIGVLTSGGDAPGMNAAIRGVVRTALSKKLEIFGIYDGYLGLYQNRMIKLDRYSVSDMINRGGTFLGSARFSDFCKNEVRNIAINNLKQRKIDALVVIGGDGSYIGAQKLTKMGMPCISIPGTIDNDVAGTDYTIGYFTALETVVEAIDRLRDTSSSHQRISIVEVMGRYCGDLTLAAAIAGGCEFIVLPEIKYSKEELVLEIKAGIEKGKKHAIVAITEYICDVEELAKYIEKKTHRETRATILGHIQRGGAPVVYDRILASRMGAYSVELLMKGYQGKCVGVQNEKMVFNDITNALKNMKRTFKKDWLITAKKLY; encoded by the coding sequence ATGATTAAAAGAATTGGAGTATTAACCAGTGGTGGCGATGCTCCTGGTATGAACGCAGCAATTAGGGGAGTAGTAAGAACAGCATTAAGTAAAAAATTAGAAATATTTGGAATTTATGATGGATATTTAGGATTGTATCAAAATCGAATGATAAAACTGGATAGATATAGTGTATCGGATATGATTAATCGAGGTGGCACCTTTCTTGGTTCTGCTAGATTTTCTGATTTTTGTAAAAATGAAGTACGAAATATAGCTATTAACAATTTAAAACAAAGAAAAATAGATGCACTTGTTGTTATTGGAGGTGATGGATCTTATATAGGGGCTCAAAAATTAACCAAAATGGGTATGCCATGTATTAGCATTCCAGGTACAATAGATAATGATGTAGCCGGAACTGACTATACAATTGGTTATTTTACTGCTTTAGAAACAGTCGTTGAAGCTATCGATAGACTAAGGGATACATCTTCATCTCACCAACGTATTTCTATTGTGGAAGTTATGGGAAGATACTGTGGAGATTTGACATTAGCCGCTGCTATTGCAGGTGGTTGTGAGTTTATCGTTCTTCCAGAAATAAAATATTCTAAAGAAGAATTAGTATTAGAAATAAAAGCAGGAATTGAAAAAGGAAAAAAACACGCAATAGTTGCAATTACAGAATATATATGTGATGTAGAAGAATTAGCTAAATATATTGAAAAGAAAACTCATCGTGAAACTAGAGCAACTATATTAGGTCATATTCAAAGAGGCGGCGCCCCAGTAGTATATGATCGTATACTAGCGTCTAGAATGGGTGCTTATTCTGTAGAGTTATTAATGAAAGGTTATCAGGGTAAATGCGTAGGCGTACAAAATGAAAAAATGGTATTTAACGATATAACAAATGCGTTGAAAAATATGAAGCGCACTTTTAAAAAAGATTGGTTAATTACCGCTAAAAAACTTTATTAA